AGACGACCGACGGGATCCAGCTGACGTCCGAGCGCGCGATGTGGTCGAACGCGTTGATGGCGTGCAGGCGGCCCTCGAAGCCGGGTTCGGGGAGAACGTCCGGCACATCGAGGTCGAGGTCGGCGAAGGCGCGGTTGATGTGCTGGCCCGCGGCCTCGCTGCGGACCGGGACGTCCCCTTCGAGGCCCAGCATCCGCTGGGGGATAGGGGTGAATCCGCGGTCGAGGTCGGCGGTCGAGGGTGCGCCCTTCGGGCCGAAGGGCGAGCCGGCCTCGCCCGGTTCGGCCATCGGGTCGTAGCCCTCGCTGACCCAGTCCGTGGCGATGGCCAGGAAGAGTGCGTGCGCCTCCGTGGAGCCGACGAGCTCGGAGTGTGCCGCCCCGGCGTCGCGGTGGGCCGGGCTGTACGTACCGGCGAACAGCTCGATCTTTCCGTAGTGGTTGAGGGTGCCGAAGACCTCGTCGAAGAAGACCCAGCCGAAGAAGAAGTCCTGGCCCATGGTGCGGACCAGTACGTGCAGGAACTGGCCTATTTCCATGAGATGGCTGCCGGTCGGCCAGGTGATGCGGACGAAGTACTCGTCCCGGCTGAAGCGGAACTCGCCGAGCTCGAAGGTGCGGTAGCCGAATTCGGCGGGTTCGCCGACGACCAGGGCCGCTGCCGCGTCGGGTGCGGGGTCGAGTGCGGGGTCGGTCGGCAACAGGGTTTCAGTCATGGATCGAACTCCCTCGTGTGGGTGGGGCGGATGCGGGGGACTCAGACGGCCTGGCAGATCTCGGCCCAGCGTTCCTGGGTGAGTTCGCCGGCGATGGTCTGCAGGATGACGAGAGCCGCCGGGTCCGCCGAGAACCGGTAGGCGGCGCCTGCCGGCAGCAGCACCAGGTGCCCGTGGCGGGCGCGGACGGTACCCATCCGCGGGCCCACCGGGTCGGCATCGAGGCGTATCGCGCCGAGGTGGCCTGCGGGCGGTATCGCGTCGGCCGCCGCCTCGACGAAGACGATCTCGACCTCGCCGTCCATGACGAGCGCGAACTCGTCGTGTGCGGCGGCGAACCACGGGCCGGTCCGCTCCACCTTCATCACTTCGGTGACGTACTCCATGCTCTTGGTCACGGCGATGCGCTCGAAGGCCCCGAACCGGTTTCCGACGTCGTACACATTGCTGAACGCATAGCGCTTCGGGTCATCGCCGAAAAGCTCTGCCGAGCCTTTCTGGTAGTCCTTCAGAGAGGCCGTACGGGTGCGGTAGGTCATGGCATTCCCATCTTCTGCGCTAGGAGGCGAGGCGTTCTGGAGTGGTCGTGGCAGCCAGGGTCCGGCGAGTGGAGTATTCGAGTGCGCAGAGCGACCGGAATCCGCGCGCGGCCACTGCCGCCGGATTCTCGGTATTGGCCTGGTCGCTGAAGACTTCGAGCGACAGCAGGCCCCGATAGCCGTTTCTCATCGGCCTGCGGAGAAAGCCCTCGAGGTCGAACGAGCCCTCGCCCGGAAGGCATCGGTGGTGCCGGCTCCATTGGATGATGTCGCACGACATGAACGGTGCGTCCGCGACCTGTATGAGGGCTATGCGGTCCGCCGGAATGCTGTCCAGGAGCGACAGTTCGTCGTCGAGCGCCAGCGAATGGAACGTGTCCAGTACGAGCCCGAAGTTGGGTCGGTCCACCTGGTCGACGATGCGCCAGGCGTGCCGGTACAAGTGGGCGAACTTCCCCCACGACAGCGCCTCGTAGCCGATCTTGATCCCGGCTTCGGCGGCCACGTCGGCCAGGATGCGGAGGTCCGCTACCCGGACGTCCTCGTCGCCCACCGCGTCGCCGGCCACGGTGCTGCACACCAGCAGCAACTCGGCGCCGAGTGCACGGGCCGTCCGCAACATCTCCTGCGCTCTTTCGAGGTGATGCCCGAATTCGCCGCGGGGCCGTCCTTCGAAATCACGGAACGGTTGATAGACGCTGATGCGGATCCCGTACGTGTCCGCCAGTTTCCTGATGTCCTCGGGCGGGCCGTCGAAGCTCTCGAGATCGCTCTGGGCCAGCTCGATGGTCTGGAATCCGGCGGCCGCGATGGCATCGAACTTCTCCGGCAGCGTGCCACCCAACGTCATGGTGGCGATCGATCGGATCATCACGCTCTTCCCCTCGTTCGTGGTGGTCTTTGCGAGGCCGGAGGACTGTGAGATGTCAACTACCGGAAACGGTGATGCTTTTGGACGCCGAGTGCGGTCGGCTGCGCCGTCCCCCATACCCCCCAAGGCTGCAGCGTTTACTGGCCTCGGCGACAAGTATGCTGGCACCCCATTGTGCCGCAAGCGCTTTGTGATGCACGCCACTCGGGGCCACCGATGTGTTCACGTACCCGTAACAGCGGGTTCCCCGGCGGGAGTTGGCGCTCGCGGCGGACGAGAGGACCACGTTGAGCACCTCCGTACTCTTCGACCACTACGGCGAACCCGGCACGCTGTACGTGAAGGACGAACCCGTGCCCCGGCCGGGATCCGGCGAAGTCGTCGTCCGTTACCGGGCGATCGGGATCAATCCCATCGACTGGAAGATCCTCCGCGGCGACCTGCGCGCCCGTGTTCCGATGAACCTGCCCGGCGCCTGCCTGGGCGTCGAGGCTGCCGGGGTCGTGGTCGCCGTCGGCCCGGGGGTGCGTCGGTTCACGGTCGGCGACCCCGTCATCCGGCACGGGCGCCCCGGGACCTTCCGTACCCACGAAGCCGTTCCCGCGGCGCAGGAGGCCGACCAACTCACGCCTCAGCCGGGCCGGTTCTCCGCCGAGCAGGCCGCCGTACTTCCCGTAGCCGCAGGTACCGCGTACTCCGCGCTGCGCCAAGTCGGCCTGCGCGCGGGCGAGCGGCTGCTCGTGCACGGAGCGTCCGGCGGTACGGGTCTGGCCACGGTCCAACTCGCCCTGCTCATGGGCGCATCCGAAGTCGTCGGCACAGGATCGGCCCGCCACCACGCCCTTCTCCGCGGTCTGGGCGCGACACCGGTGGAGTACGGCGAAGGGCTGCGCGACCGGCTCGACAGGCTCGGTCCCTTCCATGCCAGCGTCGACTGCGCGGGCGGCCAACAGCCCACCGACATGGCCGTACACGCGGTGAAGGACCCGGCCCGCCGGGTGACCATCGCCGATCGACGGGCCCACGAACGCGGCGTGCCCCACCTCGATCACGTTCCGCTGGAGTTGGCGTCCACGCTCGACCTGATCGGACACAGCCCCTTCGCACTGCCCGTGGCCGCCCGCTTCCCCCTGTCACAAGCGGCGGCAGCACTCGCACTCG
The sequence above is drawn from the Streptomyces sp. NBC_01465 genome and encodes:
- a CDS encoding sugar phosphate isomerase/epimerase family protein gives rise to the protein MIRSIATMTLGGTLPEKFDAIAAAGFQTIELAQSDLESFDGPPEDIRKLADTYGIRISVYQPFRDFEGRPRGEFGHHLERAQEMLRTARALGAELLLVCSTVAGDAVGDEDVRVADLRILADVAAEAGIKIGYEALSWGKFAHLYRHAWRIVDQVDRPNFGLVLDTFHSLALDDELSLLDSIPADRIALIQVADAPFMSCDIIQWSRHHRCLPGEGSFDLEGFLRRPMRNGYRGLLSLEVFSDQANTENPAAVAARGFRSLCALEYSTRRTLAATTTPERLAS
- a CDS encoding NADP-dependent oxidoreductase, with the protein product MSTSVLFDHYGEPGTLYVKDEPVPRPGSGEVVVRYRAIGINPIDWKILRGDLRARVPMNLPGACLGVEAAGVVVAVGPGVRRFTVGDPVIRHGRPGTFRTHEAVPAAQEADQLTPQPGRFSAEQAAVLPVAAGTAYSALRQVGLRAGERLLVHGASGGTGLATVQLALLMGASEVVGTGSARHHALLRGLGATPVEYGEGLRDRLDRLGPFHASVDCAGGQQPTDMAVHAVKDPARRVTIADRRAHERGVPHLDHVPLELASTLDLIGHSPFALPVAARFPLSQAAAALALGLEGGVGGKIVLLPGE